A genomic stretch from Sulfobacillus thermosulfidooxidans includes:
- a CDS encoding ribonuclease J: MGKLARPGPGKLQFIPLGGLGEIGKNLSAVVYGNDIILIDCGLAFPEPDMPGIDLVLPDITYLLENKDRVRAIFLTHGHEDHIGGIPYFLKQIQVPIYGTRLTLGIVEMKLQEHQISLHPKSHPVDPGDTIRVGSFSVEFFRVNHSIPDATGLIIRNPVGTIVHTGDFKFDHTPVDGHVADFHKLAQVGSEGVLLLLADSTNAERPGYTPSEKTVGKTLDRIIEQATGRVLVSSFASQVHRIQQVVESAVRHGRHVAVVGRSMENVVQKATELHYLDFPEGTWMSLDNILKQPANKTLILTTGSQGEPMSALTRMSTSDHKKVEIMSGDTVIISATAIPGNEKMVARTVNNLYRLGAEVYYGPNIGIHVSGHACQEELKLMLNLVKPKFFIPVHGEYRHLVHHAQLAREVGIDPSHVLIGENGTVFELTKDSAQIVGQVPAGKVLVDGFGVGDVGNIVLRDRKQLSNDGILIVVVGMDAQSGLLVSGPDIVSRGFVYVRESEALLDEARARVKSALTAMEGGNLSEWSAIKALVRDTLGRFLWDRTKRRPMILPIIMEV; the protein is encoded by the coding sequence GTGGGGAAACTGGCACGCCCAGGACCCGGAAAATTACAATTTATTCCCCTAGGGGGATTAGGTGAAATTGGGAAAAATTTATCTGCTGTCGTTTATGGCAATGACATCATTTTAATCGACTGCGGATTAGCATTTCCAGAACCTGATATGCCCGGAATTGATCTGGTATTACCCGATATCACGTATTTACTCGAAAACAAAGACCGTGTTCGTGCGATTTTCTTAACACACGGCCATGAAGACCATATTGGCGGAATCCCTTATTTCTTGAAACAGATTCAAGTGCCGATTTATGGCACGCGGTTGACCTTAGGCATCGTGGAAATGAAATTACAAGAACACCAAATTAGTCTCCATCCTAAATCGCATCCCGTTGACCCTGGAGACACCATTCGCGTCGGAAGCTTTTCCGTCGAATTTTTCCGTGTTAACCATTCAATTCCGGATGCGACCGGTCTCATTATTCGAAATCCGGTCGGTACGATTGTTCATACCGGCGACTTCAAGTTCGACCACACCCCCGTCGATGGCCACGTTGCGGACTTTCATAAATTGGCGCAAGTGGGTTCGGAAGGGGTGTTATTGTTATTAGCGGACAGTACCAATGCGGAGAGACCGGGATATACGCCTTCTGAAAAAACGGTGGGGAAGACCTTGGATCGGATTATTGAGCAAGCGACGGGGCGTGTGTTGGTATCGTCGTTCGCGTCGCAGGTTCACCGTATTCAGCAAGTTGTCGAATCCGCCGTGCGTCATGGCCGGCATGTAGCTGTTGTTGGTCGCAGTATGGAAAATGTCGTGCAAAAAGCGACCGAACTTCATTATCTCGACTTTCCTGAAGGCACATGGATGTCCTTAGATAACATCTTAAAACAACCGGCCAACAAAACGTTAATTTTGACCACGGGGTCCCAAGGAGAACCCATGTCGGCTTTGACCCGAATGTCGACCTCAGACCACAAAAAGGTTGAAATCATGTCTGGGGATACGGTGATTATTTCAGCGACGGCCATCCCTGGTAATGAGAAAATGGTTGCACGAACCGTGAATAACTTATACCGTCTCGGAGCCGAAGTGTATTATGGGCCCAATATTGGAATTCATGTATCCGGTCATGCTTGCCAAGAAGAGTTGAAACTCATGTTGAACCTGGTCAAACCAAAATTCTTCATTCCGGTACATGGAGAGTATCGTCATCTTGTGCATCATGCGCAACTCGCGAGGGAAGTAGGTATTGACCCATCTCATGTCCTTATTGGGGAAAATGGAACGGTGTTTGAGTTAACGAAAGATTCGGCTCAAATAGTGGGGCAAGTTCCCGCCGGCAAAGTGCTGGTTGACGGGTTTGGTGTGGGTGATGTTGGCAACATTGTCTTGCGTGACCGCAAACAATTATCCAACGATGGCATATTAATTGTGGTCGTAGGCATGGATGCCCAATCCGGTCTTCTTGTGTCGGGACCTGACATTGTTTCCCGCGGATTTGTGTATGTGAGAGAATCCGAGGCCCTCTTGGATGAAGCCCGTGCCCGGGTCAAATCTGCTTTAACGGCGATGGAAGGTGGCAATCTCAGTGAATGGTCTGCCATTAAGGCCCTGGTGCGAGATACATTAGGACGGTTTTTATGGGACCGGACCAAACGACGTCCTATGATCTTGCCAATTATCATGGAAGTCTAG
- the dapA gene encoding 4-hydroxy-tetrahydrodipicolinate synthase: protein MIWPRIFTAMVTPFTDEGEIDTEAAAGLARYLRDNGSGGLILAGSTGEAFSLTAAERKTLYNAVREAVHFDIPVWIGTGTNDTRTTIELSVEAASWGADGILLVSPYYNKPTPDGLLAHYINVSQHVSCPMMLYNVPGRTASMVDANTIIAISQQVAVPFAVKEASGSLDQIMRLRTGLSPDVPIYSGDDGLYFPSLAVGIHGVVSVASHVVGKEMREMTERFLRGDIQGAQSLHDQLWPLFKALFVVSNPLPLKWLLSQLHFIRPVVRSPLIMPDDSIFAPVWSAYTQAKHLSSLSSRKTAQA from the coding sequence ATGATATGGCCACGAATTTTTACGGCAATGGTGACCCCTTTCACTGACGAGGGAGAGATTGACACAGAGGCTGCCGCCGGACTAGCCCGATACCTTCGGGACAACGGGTCCGGCGGTTTGATTTTGGCGGGATCAACGGGAGAAGCATTTAGTTTAACGGCCGCAGAACGCAAAACGCTTTACAACGCGGTGAGGGAGGCCGTACATTTTGACATTCCTGTATGGATTGGGACAGGAACTAATGACACGCGAACGACGATTGAACTGTCCGTGGAAGCTGCATCGTGGGGAGCGGATGGCATTTTATTGGTATCGCCTTATTACAATAAGCCGACGCCAGACGGACTGCTTGCGCATTATATCAACGTATCTCAGCACGTAAGCTGTCCGATGATGCTTTATAATGTGCCGGGACGAACGGCTAGCATGGTCGATGCAAATACCATTATCGCGATTAGCCAACAAGTCGCTGTCCCGTTTGCCGTCAAAGAAGCATCCGGTTCGCTGGACCAAATTATGCGGCTGCGGACAGGCTTATCCCCTGACGTTCCCATTTACTCTGGAGATGACGGCTTGTATTTTCCCTCATTGGCGGTGGGAATCCATGGAGTCGTCTCAGTAGCCTCTCATGTCGTGGGCAAGGAAATGAGAGAGATGACAGAACGTTTTCTGCGGGGGGATATTCAGGGAGCACAAAGTCTTCATGATCAATTGTGGCCTCTGTTTAAAGCTTTATTCGTGGTGTCTAATCCGCTTCCTTTAAAGTGGCTTTTATCGCAGTTACATTTCATACGTCCTGTGGTCCGCTCTCCTTTGATAATGCCTGATGATAGCATTTTTGCGCCGGTGTGGTCAGCCTATACCCAAGCAAAGCACTTGTCGTCTCTTTCGTCCAGAAAGACCGCACAAGCTTAA